From Entelurus aequoreus isolate RoL-2023_Sb linkage group LG22, RoL_Eaeq_v1.1, whole genome shotgun sequence, one genomic window encodes:
- the LOC133639353 gene encoding protein NATD1-like, protein MAHTAQPSAFDANSPHIQVEHDKKRRQFVIRLNGSHDRAVLLYEYVGKKTVDLQHTEVPDAYRGRGIAKHLAKAAMDFVVEEDLKAHLTCWYIQKYVKENPQPQYFEHIYQ, encoded by the exons ATGGCTCACACAGCACAGCCCAGTGCCTTCGACGCCAACAGCCCTCACATCCAGGTGGAACACGATAAAAAACGTCGGCAGTTTGTCATAAGACTGAACG GGTCCCACGATCGGGCAGTTCTTCTCTATGAATACGTGGGGAAGAAGACTGTGGACTTGCAACACACTGAAGTTCCGGATGCTTACAGAGGGAGAGGGATCGCCAAACACCTAGCAAAG GCGGCCATGGACTTTGTGGTGGAAGAAGATCTGAAGGCCCACCTGACCTGTTGGTACATTCAGAAGTATGTCAAAGAGAACCCCCAACCGCAGTACTTTGAGCACATTTACCAATGA